Proteins encoded together in one Streptomyces sp. TLI_171 window:
- a CDS encoding SigE family RNA polymerase sigma factor has protein sequence MEEEFVAFATARSGQLYRSAYYLTGGDAHLSEDLVQETLGQMYAHWHRLHRPSWAGRIDNPAGYAQTVLVRAYLTHQRRRSSSERPSRVLPEVAEHAPDSALRLALVDALSQLPPRDRAVVVLRYWEDRSVEETAAIVKDSSAAVRTRCSRALAKLRTLLGADLAELVAR, from the coding sequence ATGGAGGAGGAGTTCGTCGCGTTCGCGACGGCCCGGTCCGGGCAGCTCTACCGCTCGGCGTACTACCTCACCGGCGGGGACGCGCACCTGTCCGAGGACCTGGTGCAGGAGACGCTCGGCCAGATGTACGCCCACTGGCACCGCCTGCACCGCCCGAGCTGGGCGGGGCGGATCGACAACCCGGCCGGGTACGCGCAGACCGTGCTGGTCCGGGCCTACCTGACGCACCAGCGCCGGCGCAGCAGCAGCGAGCGGCCCAGCCGGGTGCTGCCGGAGGTCGCTGAGCACGCCCCGGACTCGGCGCTGCGGCTGGCGCTGGTCGACGCGCTGTCCCAACTGCCGCCGCGGGACCGGGCGGTGGTGGTGCTCAGGTACTGGGAGGACCGCAGCGTGGAGGAGACCGCGGCGATCGTGAAGGACAGCTCGGCGGCGGTGCGGACCAGGTGCTCGCGGGCGCTGGCGAAGCTGCGCACGCTGCTGGGCGCGGACCTGGCGGAGCTGGTGGCGCGATGA